A stretch of the Notamacropus eugenii isolate mMacEug1 chromosome 2, mMacEug1.pri_v2, whole genome shotgun sequence genome encodes the following:
- the VAMP4 gene encoding vesicle-associated membrane protein 4 isoform X2, whose amino-acid sequence MPPKFKRHLNDDDVTGSVKSERRNLLEEDSDEEEDFFLGPSGPKFGPRNDKIRHVQNQVDEVIDVMQENITKVIERGERLDELQDKSESLSDNATAFSNRSKQLRRQMWWRGCKMKAIVALVALILLLVIINVYICLHFVGIYMPSSPN is encoded by the exons ATGCCTCCTAAATTCAAGCGCCACctaaatgatgatgatgtcacTGGTTCTGTGAAGAGTGAAAGG AGAAACCttttggaagaagattcagatgaagaagaggatTTTTTCCT GGGCCCATCTGGACCAAAATTTGGACCTCGGAATGACAAAATTAGGCA tgtACAGAATCAGGTGGATGAAGTAATTGATGTCATGCAAGAGAATATTACAAAAGTGattgaaagaggagagagactggatgAGCTGCAAGACAAATCAG AAAGCTTATCAGATAATGCAACAGCTTTTAGCAACAGATCTAAACAGCTTCGAAGACAAATGTGGTGGCGTGGATGCAAA ATGAAGGCCATCGTGGCTCTGGTTGCTCTCATCCTCTTGCTGGTGATTATCA ATGTCTACATATGTCTACATTTTGTAGGTATTTATATGCCATCTTCCCCCAATTGA
- the VAMP4 gene encoding vesicle-associated membrane protein 4 isoform X1 encodes MPPKFKRHLNDDDVTGSVKSERRNLLEEDSDEEEDFFLRGPSGPKFGPRNDKIRHVQNQVDEVIDVMQENITKVIERGERLDELQDKSESLSDNATAFSNRSKQLRRQMWWRGCKMKAIVALVALILLLVIINVYICLHFVGIYMPSSPN; translated from the exons ATGCCTCCTAAATTCAAGCGCCACctaaatgatgatgatgtcacTGGTTCTGTGAAGAGTGAAAGG AGAAACCttttggaagaagattcagatgaagaagaggatTTTTTCCT AAGGGGCCCATCTGGACCAAAATTTGGACCTCGGAATGACAAAATTAGGCA tgtACAGAATCAGGTGGATGAAGTAATTGATGTCATGCAAGAGAATATTACAAAAGTGattgaaagaggagagagactggatgAGCTGCAAGACAAATCAG AAAGCTTATCAGATAATGCAACAGCTTTTAGCAACAGATCTAAACAGCTTCGAAGACAAATGTGGTGGCGTGGATGCAAA ATGAAGGCCATCGTGGCTCTGGTTGCTCTCATCCTCTTGCTGGTGATTATCA ATGTCTACATATGTCTACATTTTGTAGGTATTTATATGCCATCTTCCCCCAATTGA
- the VAMP4 gene encoding vesicle-associated membrane protein 4 isoform X3, which translates to MPPKFKRHLNDDDVTGSVKSERRNLLEEDSDEEEDFFLRGPSGPKFGPRNDKIRHVQNQVDEVIDVMQENITKVIERGERLDELQDKSESLSDNATAFSNRSKQLRRQMWWRGCKMKAIVALVALILLLVIIIPIVLKYRT; encoded by the exons ATGCCTCCTAAATTCAAGCGCCACctaaatgatgatgatgtcacTGGTTCTGTGAAGAGTGAAAGG AGAAACCttttggaagaagattcagatgaagaagaggatTTTTTCCT AAGGGGCCCATCTGGACCAAAATTTGGACCTCGGAATGACAAAATTAGGCA tgtACAGAATCAGGTGGATGAAGTAATTGATGTCATGCAAGAGAATATTACAAAAGTGattgaaagaggagagagactggatgAGCTGCAAGACAAATCAG AAAGCTTATCAGATAATGCAACAGCTTTTAGCAACAGATCTAAACAGCTTCGAAGACAAATGTGGTGGCGTGGATGCAAA ATGAAGGCCATCGTGGCTCTGGTTGCTCTCATCCTCTTGCTGGTGATTATCA TTCCTATTGTCCTGAAATATCGGACTTGA
- the VAMP4 gene encoding vesicle-associated membrane protein 4 isoform X4 — protein sequence MPPKFKRHLNDDDVTGSVKSERRNLLEEDSDEEEDFFLGPSGPKFGPRNDKIRHVQNQVDEVIDVMQENITKVIERGERLDELQDKSESLSDNATAFSNRSKQLRRQMWWRGCKMKAIVALVALILLLVIIIPIVLKYRT from the exons ATGCCTCCTAAATTCAAGCGCCACctaaatgatgatgatgtcacTGGTTCTGTGAAGAGTGAAAGG AGAAACCttttggaagaagattcagatgaagaagaggatTTTTTCCT GGGCCCATCTGGACCAAAATTTGGACCTCGGAATGACAAAATTAGGCA tgtACAGAATCAGGTGGATGAAGTAATTGATGTCATGCAAGAGAATATTACAAAAGTGattgaaagaggagagagactggatgAGCTGCAAGACAAATCAG AAAGCTTATCAGATAATGCAACAGCTTTTAGCAACAGATCTAAACAGCTTCGAAGACAAATGTGGTGGCGTGGATGCAAA ATGAAGGCCATCGTGGCTCTGGTTGCTCTCATCCTCTTGCTGGTGATTATCA TTCCTATTGTCCTGAAATATCGGACTTGA